One genomic segment of Primulina tabacum isolate GXHZ01 chromosome 9, ASM2559414v2, whole genome shotgun sequence includes these proteins:
- the LOC142556672 gene encoding vacuolar protein sorting-associated protein 2 homolog 3-like isoform X1 yields the protein MNIFSKKPTAKEALRESKREMANATRGIEREIHTLQLEERKLVAEIKRTAKTGNEAATKVLARQLVRLHQQIANLQGSRAQMRGIATHTQAMSAQSSVAVGMKGASKAMAAMNKQMAPAKQMKVVQEFQKQSAQMDMTTEMMSDAIDDALDDDEAEEETDELTNQVLDDIGVDVASQLSAAPKSKIAGKNAEATGSSNIHELEKRLAALRNP from the exons ATGAACATCTTCTCCAAAAAGCCCACGGCTAAAG AGGCGCTTCGGGAGAGTAAACGGGAAATGGCCAATGCCACTAGAG GTATCGAGAGGGAAATCCATACATTGCAGTTGGAG GAAAGGAAACTTGTTGCTGAGATAAAGAGAACTGCTAAAACGGGGAATGAG GCAGCAACTAAAGTTCTTGCTCGCCAATTGGTCCGGCTTCATCAACAAATAGCCAATTTACAAGGTAGTCGAGCTCAAATGAGGGGCATAGCGACTCATACCCAG GCAATGTCTGCTCAATCTTCTGTTGCTGTCGGTATGAAAGGTGCCAGTAAAGCAATGGCGGCCATGAATAAG CAAATGGCCCCTGCCAAGCAAATGAAAGTGGTTCAAGAATTTCAAAAACAATCAGCACAAATGGATATGACT ACTGAAATGATGTCAGATGCCATAGATGATGCTTTAGATGACGATGAGGCCGAAGAGGAAACAGACGAGTTGACAAATCaa GTGCTGGATGATATCGGTGTGGACGTCGCCTCGCAG TTGTCAGCTGCTCCCAAAAGTAAAATTGCGGGGAAGAACGCCGAGGCTACTGGCAGTTCAAACATCCACGAACTGGAGAAGAGATTGGCAGCCCTCAGAAATCCTTGA
- the LOC142556669 gene encoding pentatricopeptide repeat-containing protein At5g46100-like yields the protein MGSRSIMRWPQQVTTSLVEQLIRSEKDLEKAISIFDAATAEYCTGFHHDQNTFGLVIKRLLSANKFMTAEDMLDRMRREKCTITENILLSFLRAYARVHKPHEVVRVFRKMKEYECEPTVKSYVTVFSVLVDESQLKMAFNFYRYMRQMGIPTSVTSLNVLIKALCKSRGSLDSAFMIFREMPKRGHTPDSYTYGTLICGLCKAGRNLEARELLLEMEANGCSPSVVTYSLLVHGLCQTNKLDEALELLTEMKGKGIEPNVYTYSSLIDGLCKNGHSSQAMKLLDRMIRKCLVPNLITYSSLIHGFCSEGKVQDAVQILDRIKLQELKPDVGLYSKIINCFCDISKFQEAANFLDEMVLSGITPNRVTWGLHVRIHNRVVQGLCSESNINQAFQKYLSLRNRGISIEATTFESLVECSCDKEDFHKAAQIIDEMVVDGCIPDTKTWNRILDYFWDRGKVRKAAELMQSKLIEEFHSKI from the coding sequence ATGGGCAGCAGGTCAATAATGAGGTGGCCGCAGCAAGTCACAACATCTCTAGTTGAGCAGTTAATTCGTTCTGAAAAGGACTTGGAGAAAGCAATTTCAATATTTGATGCTGCTACAGCAGAGTATTGTACTGGTTTCCATCATGACCAAAACACTTTTGGTTTAGTTATCAAGCGATTACTCTCTGCCAACAAATTCATGACAGCTGAAGATATGCTTGATAGAATGAGAAGAGAGAAGTGTACAATCACTGAAAATATATTACTCTCTTTTTTGAGGGCCTATGCTAGGGTCCACAAGCCGCATGAAGTGGTGAGAGTTTTCAGGAAGATGAAGGAGTATGAGTGTGAACCCACAGTAAAATCTTATGTAACAGTGTTTTCAGTTCTTGTCGATGAAAGTCAACTAAAAATGGCGTTTAACTTTTACCGATACATGAGGCAGATGGGAATACCAACTAGTGTTACTTCTCTTAATGTTTTGATAAAAGCACTATGCAAGAGCAGGGGATCTTTGGATTCTGCTTTTATGATATTTCGAGAGATGCCCAAACGTGGGCATACTCCGGATTCTTACACGTATGGAACTTTGATCTGTGGGCTGTGCAAAGCTGGGAGAAATCTTGAAGCTAGGGAGCTTTTGCTTGAGATGGAGGCTAACGGTTGTTCACCCTCTGTTGTTACCTACAGTTTGCTGGTACATGGGCTTTGCCAGACAAATAAATTGGATGAGGCACTGGAATTGCTCACGGAGATGAAAGGCAAAGGCATTGAGCCCAATGTATATACTTATAGTTCTCTTATTGACGGTCTTTGCAAGAATGGACATTCTTCTCAGGCCATGAAACTGTTAGACAGGATGATTCGGAAATGTCTGGTTCCTAATTTGATAACTTACAGTTCTTTAATACATGGTTTCTGCAGCGAAGGTAAAGTTCAAGATGCGGTTCAGATTCTTGACAGAATAAAGCTACAAGAATTGAAACCTGATGTGGGGCTGTACTCGAAAATAATAAACTGCTTCTGTGATATTAGCAAGTTCCAGGAAGCAGCAAACTTCCTTGATGAAATGGTCCTTTCAGGTATAACACCAAACCGTGTAACTTGGGGGCTTCATGTTAGGATACATAATCGAGTAGTTCAAGGTCTTTGCTCCGAGAGTAATATTAATCAAGCTTTCCAAAAGTACCTAAGCTTGCGAAATAGGGGCATATCTATTGAGGCAACCACTTTCGAATCGCTTGTAGAATGTTCTTGCGATAAAGAAGATTTTCACAAAGCTGCTCAAATTATTGATGAAATGGTGGTTGATGGATGCATTCCAGATACGAAAACCTGGAATAGAATATTAGATTATTTTTGGGACCGAGGAAAAGTTCGCAAAGCTGCTGAATTGATGCAGTCCAAACTAATAGAAGAATTTCATTCGAAAATATGA
- the LOC142556672 gene encoding vacuolar protein sorting-associated protein 2 homolog 3-like isoform X2 → MANATRGIEREIHTLQLEERKLVAEIKRTAKTGNEAATKVLARQLVRLHQQIANLQGSRAQMRGIATHTQAMSAQSSVAVGMKGASKAMAAMNKQMAPAKQMKVVQEFQKQSAQMDMTTEMMSDAIDDALDDDEAEEETDELTNQVLDDIGVDVASQLSAAPKSKIAGKNAEATGSSNIHELEKRLAALRNP, encoded by the exons ATGGCCAATGCCACTAGAG GTATCGAGAGGGAAATCCATACATTGCAGTTGGAG GAAAGGAAACTTGTTGCTGAGATAAAGAGAACTGCTAAAACGGGGAATGAG GCAGCAACTAAAGTTCTTGCTCGCCAATTGGTCCGGCTTCATCAACAAATAGCCAATTTACAAGGTAGTCGAGCTCAAATGAGGGGCATAGCGACTCATACCCAG GCAATGTCTGCTCAATCTTCTGTTGCTGTCGGTATGAAAGGTGCCAGTAAAGCAATGGCGGCCATGAATAAG CAAATGGCCCCTGCCAAGCAAATGAAAGTGGTTCAAGAATTTCAAAAACAATCAGCACAAATGGATATGACT ACTGAAATGATGTCAGATGCCATAGATGATGCTTTAGATGACGATGAGGCCGAAGAGGAAACAGACGAGTTGACAAATCaa GTGCTGGATGATATCGGTGTGGACGTCGCCTCGCAG TTGTCAGCTGCTCCCAAAAGTAAAATTGCGGGGAAGAACGCCGAGGCTACTGGCAGTTCAAACATCCACGAACTGGAGAAGAGATTGGCAGCCCTCAGAAATCCTTGA